The following proteins are encoded in a genomic region of Gossypium hirsutum isolate 1008001.06 chromosome D05, Gossypium_hirsutum_v2.1, whole genome shotgun sequence:
- the LOC107903609 gene encoding protein DETOXIFICATION 18 isoform X2, producing MSNTNISETVPFLPEMDDNNDEDGRWWKNVLDLEEAKKQVLFSLPMIVTNVVYYSITLVSVMFAGHLGELQLAGATLANSWATVTGFAFMTGLSGALETLCGQGFGAKIYRRLGIYLQSSCIISCSFAILISILWFFTEPILIFLQQDAEISKTAALYIKYLIPGLFAYGLVQNILRFLQSQSILMPLVWFSVLPLGLHLGIVYALVNWTDLGFKGAPLAASISLWISLVLLSSYVVLAQRFEETWPGLSSESFRLVFANLKLAIPSAAMVCVNTESIAYMITYGLSAAASTRVSNELGAENPRKAKTAMVVSLKLSILLALTVVVALAFGHNIWAAFFTNTASIINQFASITPFLLISITIDSFQGILSGVARGSGWQVLAVWANLGTFYLIGMPVAGILAFKFKLYAKGLWIGLICGLSCQAAALLLLTLCRKWTKIELS from the exons ATGTCAAACACGAATATTTCAGAAACGGTTCCGTTTTTACCGGAGATGGATGATAACAACGACGAAGATGGGAGGTGGTGGAAGAATGTTTTGGATTTGGAAGAGGCGAAGAAACAAGTGTTGTTTTCACTTCCAATGATTGTGACGAATGTTGTGTATTATTCCATAACTTTGGTGTCTGTCATGTTTGCCGGTCACCTTGGGGAGCTTCAGCTTGCTGGTGCCACGCTTGCTAATTCTTGGGCCACCGTCACTGGTTTTGCTTTCATG ACAGGATTAAGTGGAGCACTGGAAACACTTTGTGGTCAAGGATTTGGTGCCAAAATTTACAGAAGATTGGGAATTTACCTCCAATCTTCTTGCATAATTTCCTGTTCTTTCGCCATCCTAATATCAATCTTATGGTTCTTCACCGAGCCCATATTGATCTTCCTTCAACAAGACGCCGAAATCTCGAAAACGGCGGCGCTTTACATCAAATATCTCATCCCAGGCTTATTTGCTTACGGATTGGTACAAAACATACTGAGATTCCTACAGTCGCAAAGTATTTTAATGCCTTTGGTGTGGTTTTCGGTTCTGCCATTGGGACTTCATTTGGGCATCGTTTACGCATTGGTTAATTGGACGGATCTGGGTTTCAAAGGAGCTCCATTGGCAGCTTCGATTTCGCTGTGGATTTCACTTGTTTTGTTATCGTCTTATGTGGTTTTGGCCCAGAGATTTGAGGAAACATGGCCGGGATTGTCGTCGGAATCGTTTCGTTTGGTCTTCGCGAACCTGAAACTCGCAATCCCTTCTGCGGCAATGGTTTg TGTGAATACAGAATCAATTGCGTACATGATTACTTACGGACTTAGTGCTGCAGCAAG CACGAGGGTTTCGAATGAATTGGGGGCTGAGAATCCGAGGAAGGCAAAGACCGCCATGGTTGTGTCACTCAAGCTTTCAATCCTTCTGGCTCTAACAGTGGTTGTTGCATTAGCATTTGGGCATAACATATGGGCTGCTTTCTTCACCAACACTGCTTCCATTATTAACCAATTTGCTTCAATCACACCCTTCCTTTTAATCTCCATTACCATCGATTCTTTTCAAGGCATCTTATCAG GGGTGGCCAGAGGAAGCGGATGGCAGGTGTTGGCTGTGTGGGCCAACTTGGGgaccttttatttaattggaatGCCAGTTGCAGGGATTCTTGCTTTTAAGTTCAAGCTTTATGCTAAG GGTTTGTGGATAGGGTTGATATGTGGTCTTTCATGCCAAGCTGCTGCCCTCCTGCTTCTTACTTTGTGTAGAAAATGGACTAAAATTGAGCTTTCCTAA
- the LOC107903609 gene encoding protein DETOXIFICATION 18 isoform X1, with the protein MSNTNISETVPFLPEMDDNNDEDGRWWKNVLDLEEAKKQVLFSLPMIVTNVVYYSITLVSVMFAGHLGELQLAGATLANSWATVTGFAFMTGLSGALETLCGQGFGAKIYRRLGIYLQSSCIISCSFAILISILWFFTEPILIFLQQDAEISKTAALYIKYLIPGLFAYGLVQNILRFLQSQSILMPLVWFSVLPLGLHLGIVYALVNWTDLGFKGAPLAASISLWISLVLLSSYVVLAQRFEETWPGLSSESFRLVFANLKLAIPSAAMVCLEYWAFELLVLLAGLMPNSEVTTSLIAMCVNTESIAYMITYGLSAAASTRVSNELGAENPRKAKTAMVVSLKLSILLALTVVVALAFGHNIWAAFFTNTASIINQFASITPFLLISITIDSFQGILSGVARGSGWQVLAVWANLGTFYLIGMPVAGILAFKFKLYAKGLWIGLICGLSCQAAALLLLTLCRKWTKIELS; encoded by the exons ATGTCAAACACGAATATTTCAGAAACGGTTCCGTTTTTACCGGAGATGGATGATAACAACGACGAAGATGGGAGGTGGTGGAAGAATGTTTTGGATTTGGAAGAGGCGAAGAAACAAGTGTTGTTTTCACTTCCAATGATTGTGACGAATGTTGTGTATTATTCCATAACTTTGGTGTCTGTCATGTTTGCCGGTCACCTTGGGGAGCTTCAGCTTGCTGGTGCCACGCTTGCTAATTCTTGGGCCACCGTCACTGGTTTTGCTTTCATG ACAGGATTAAGTGGAGCACTGGAAACACTTTGTGGTCAAGGATTTGGTGCCAAAATTTACAGAAGATTGGGAATTTACCTCCAATCTTCTTGCATAATTTCCTGTTCTTTCGCCATCCTAATATCAATCTTATGGTTCTTCACCGAGCCCATATTGATCTTCCTTCAACAAGACGCCGAAATCTCGAAAACGGCGGCGCTTTACATCAAATATCTCATCCCAGGCTTATTTGCTTACGGATTGGTACAAAACATACTGAGATTCCTACAGTCGCAAAGTATTTTAATGCCTTTGGTGTGGTTTTCGGTTCTGCCATTGGGACTTCATTTGGGCATCGTTTACGCATTGGTTAATTGGACGGATCTGGGTTTCAAAGGAGCTCCATTGGCAGCTTCGATTTCGCTGTGGATTTCACTTGTTTTGTTATCGTCTTATGTGGTTTTGGCCCAGAGATTTGAGGAAACATGGCCGGGATTGTCGTCGGAATCGTTTCGTTTGGTCTTCGCGAACCTGAAACTCGCAATCCCTTCTGCGGCAATGGTTTg TTTGGAATATTGGGCGTTCGAGCTTCTAGTATTATTAGCAGGATTGATGCCTAATTCAGAAGTAACTACTTCCTTGATTGCCATGTG TGTGAATACAGAATCAATTGCGTACATGATTACTTACGGACTTAGTGCTGCAGCAAG CACGAGGGTTTCGAATGAATTGGGGGCTGAGAATCCGAGGAAGGCAAAGACCGCCATGGTTGTGTCACTCAAGCTTTCAATCCTTCTGGCTCTAACAGTGGTTGTTGCATTAGCATTTGGGCATAACATATGGGCTGCTTTCTTCACCAACACTGCTTCCATTATTAACCAATTTGCTTCAATCACACCCTTCCTTTTAATCTCCATTACCATCGATTCTTTTCAAGGCATCTTATCAG GGGTGGCCAGAGGAAGCGGATGGCAGGTGTTGGCTGTGTGGGCCAACTTGGGgaccttttatttaattggaatGCCAGTTGCAGGGATTCTTGCTTTTAAGTTCAAGCTTTATGCTAAG GGTTTGTGGATAGGGTTGATATGTGGTCTTTCATGCCAAGCTGCTGCCCTCCTGCTTCTTACTTTGTGTAGAAAATGGACTAAAATTGAGCTTTCCTAA
- the LOC107903608 gene encoding indole-3-acetic acid-amido synthetase GH3.17 gives MADLMGTKDYENGLNFLEELTENGHRIQEQVLEEILLRNAGTEYLTRFLHGQTDKQLFKNNVPIVTYEDIKPYIDRIANGETSNILLADPISEFIQSSGTSGGQPKLIPMTAENFEKKTLELTLVDPVVKKYFDGLEKGKTMSLFFVKKGSETPSGLTVRTLTSCYFMSDSFKKSAPKICTSPIETILCLDHKQSMYCQLLTGLLQRDHVVSISSIFGSVLARSIKFLEDHWNELCSNIRTGCLSDWITDPGCRNAVSSILTRPNPELADTIEQICGNESWEGIIKKLWPKAKYINSVITGTMSQYISLLDFYGGGIPLVSPSYGSSESTFGINLNPLSNPYDVSYTFLPNMAYFEFLPVDKDGEEKARESNLDGVSSQWSSEMTNANGNVEPVDSANVKLGQYYEVVVTTFAGLYRYRVGDVLKLTGFHNNSPQFQFVERRNTVLSIDMDKTSEEDLLKAIGNAKRHLEPLGFVLMTFSSYAETSSIPGRYVLFWELKFKERNRWLKLDAKIMEECCSIVEESLDFTYKSLREANKIAALEVRVVKHGTFDALMDFYVSKGASINQYKTPSCIKSEEAVKVLNSGVLEKFFSPNTFFLS, from the exons ATGGCTGATCTGATGGGAACGAAAGATTATGAAAATGGGTTGAATTTTTTGGAGGAATTAACCGAAAATGGTCATCGAATTCAAGAACAAGTATTAGAGGAGATACTGCTGAGAAATGCTGGAACTGAATATCTAACTCGATTCCTCCATGGCCAAACTGATAAACAACTCTTCAAAAACAATGTACCCATTGTTACTTACGAAGATATAAAGCCTTACATCGATCGAATTGCCAATGGGGAGACTTCAAATATCCTTTTAGCTGACCCCATCTCCGAGTTCATCCAAAG CTCTGGTACTTCAGGAGGGCAGCCGAAGTTGATACCTATGACAgctgaaaattttgagaaaaagacgTTAGAACTCACCTTGGTTGATCCAGTCGTAAAAAA ATATTTTGATGGCTTGGAAAAAGGCAAAACAATGAgccttttttttgtcaaaaaaggGAGTGAAACTCCATCAGGTTTAACAGTGAGAACGCTCACATCGTGCTACTTCATGAGCGATAGCTTCAAGAAAAGTGCGCCCAAAATCTGCACAAGTCCTATTGAGACGATTCTCTGCTTGGACCACAAGCAAAGTATGTACTGCCAATTGCTTACTGGTTTGCTGCAACGTGATCATGTTGTTTCAATCAGTTCGATCTTTGGATCCGTTTTGGCAAGGAGCATCAAGTTCTTAGAAGATCACTGGAACGAACTGTGTTCGAACATAAGAACTGGTTGCCTTAGTGATTGGATTACTGACCCTGGTTGTAGGAACGCTGTGTCATCGATCCTGACTAGGCCTAATCCAGAATTGGCTGATACTATTGAACAGATATGTGGCAATGAATCATGGGAAGGGATTATTAAGAAACTTTGGCCTAAAGCAAAATATATTAATTCCGTCATTACTGGTACCATGAGCCAATACATTTCATTGCTTGATTTTTATGGTGGTGGGATCCCTTTAGTTTCACCAAGTTATGGTTCTTCGGAGTCTACTTTCGGGATCAATTTAAATCCTCTAAGCAACCCCTACGATGTCTCTTACACCTTTCTCCCAAACATGGCATACTTTGAGTTTCTCCCTGTGGATAAAGATGGGGAAGAGAAGGCTCGAGAATCCAATCTTGATGGTGTTTCAAGCCAATGGTCGTCGGAAATGACAAATGCAAATGGAAATGTTGAACCTGTTGATTCTGCAAATGTGAAACTCGGTCAATATTATGAGGTTGTCGTCACAACTTTCGCGG GCCTGTATCGATACCGAGTTGGGGACGTTCTCAAGTTAACCGGTTTCCATAACAACTCTCCGCAGTTCCAGTTTGTCGAACGACGGAATACTGTTTTGAGTATTGATATGGACAAAACAAGCGAGGAAGACCTCTTGAAGGCCATCGGGAACGCAAAACGCCATCTTGAACCACTTGGTTTCGTACTGATGACATTCAGTAGCTATGCGGAGACTTCATCGATACCAGGCCGGTATGTATTGTTTTGGGAACTCAAGTTCAAAGAAAGGAATAGATGGCTAAAACTTGATGCCAAGATAATGGAAGAATGCTGCTCCATAGTAGAAGAATCATTGGATTTCACATATAAGTCCCTTAGAGAGGCCAATAAAATTGCAGCATTAGAGGTAAGAGTGGTAAAGCATGGAACATTTGATGCGCTTATGGACTTTTATGTATCAAAGGGGGCTTCTATCAACCAATACAAGACACCTTCTTGTATTAAATCTGAGGAAGCTGTGAAGGTATTGAATTCCGGGGTGCTAGAAAAGTTTTTCAGTCCCAATACTTTCTTTTTAAGTTGA
- the LOC107903606 gene encoding pentatricopeptide repeat-containing protein At1g62930, chloroplastic, whose protein sequence is MGLSKKPMSMPVRGKGKRDHRFDNVDHALILFNNLIEKYPKSSIEEFNKLLGAIVKMKHYAIVVSKYRQIELLGVSHNVYSMNILINCFCQLGRIDFGFSVLGKMLKLGVEPDVVTFSTLINGLCNQSKISEAVCMFDEMTEKGYQPNLIVYSTVLKGLSKTGNTDRAVRFLRLMESRGYEPNIVAYSTVIDCLCKNGLLQEALNLLSEMKVKGIRPDIITYNCLIHGMCNLGQQEEATRLLNEMVDNNISLDIVTYTILIDALCKEGRISKAVETVDMMRKQGIEPNVVTYNTLVDSHCKEGMISEAEDIVDAMIKRGIEPNNVTYNTLVNGHCLQNEMDKARRVFNLMIEKGCAPNIVTYNTMINGYCKGKRLDEAMELVHEISQKEPILNIVTYSTLLQSMFQLGRVSTACELFRKMLASGQVPDIVTCLILLDGLCKTGHIEEALKLFQAMRNGGLEPDIVPYTILIDGFCKAGHIEVAKELFHQLSDSGLKPDVYTYCIMINGLCKEGLSDEAYRLFGNMGDNDCLPNSCCYNVMIRGFLRNSYASKATQLLTEMVGKGFSADIFTATLFMDLIIYSNKSVLL, encoded by the exons ATGG GCCTAAGTAAGAAACCCATGTCCATGCCTGTTAGAGGAAAGGGAAAAAGAGACCACCGCTTCGATAATGTTgatcatgctttgattttgttcaataatttgattGAAAAGTACCCAAAGTCTTCAATTGAGgaattcaataaattattagGAGCCATTGTTAAGATGAAACATTATGCCATTGTTGTTTCTAAGTATAGACAGATCGAATTATTGGGAGTTTCCCATAATGTTTATTCTATGAACATCTTGATTAATTGCTTTTGTCAATTAGGTCGAAttgattttgggttttctgtTTTGGGGAAAATGCTGAAGTTAGGTGTTGAGCCTGATGTTGTAACTTTTTCAACTTTGATAAATGGGCTTTGTAATCAAAGTAAGATTTCTGAGGCCGTTTGTATGTTTGATGAAATGACTGAAAAAGGGTATCAACCTAATTTGATTGTTTACAGTACAGTACTTAAGGGGTTGTCTAAGACCGGCAATACTGATAGAGCTGTTAGGTTTCTAAGGCTGATGGAAAGCAGAGGTTATGAACCCAATATTGTAGCATATAGCACTGTCATTGACTGCCTTTGTAAGAACGGTTTGTTACAGGAGGCTCTCAATCTCTTATCTGAAATGAAGGTTAAGGGCATTAGACCAGATATCATTACTTATAACTGCTTAATTCATGGTATGTGTAATTTGGGCCAGCAGGAGGAGGCAACAAGGCTTTTGAATGAAATGGTTGATAACAATATTTCACTTGATATTGTCACATATACTATATTGATTGATGCTCTTTGCAAGGAAGGAAGGATTTCTAAAGCTGTAGAGACTGTTGACATGATGAGAAAGCAAGGCATTGAGCCTAATGTTGTCACGTATAATACATTGGTTGATTCACATTGCAAGGAAGGGATGATCTCTGAAgctgaggatattgttgacgcaatGATAAAGCGAGGCATTGAGCCTAATAATGTCACGTATAATACATTAGTTAATGGTCATTGCTTGCAGAATGAAATGGATAAAGCTAGAAGAGTTTTCAACTTGATGATTGAGAAGGGTTGTGCACCTAATATAGTTACTTACAACACCATGATCAATGGATATTGCAAAGGTAAAAGATTAGACGAAGCAATGGAACTCGTTCATGAAATATCTCAAAAGGAACCAATCCTGAATATTGTCACATATAGCACTCTCTTGCAAAGTATGTTTCAGTTAGGAAGAGTTTCAACTGCATGTGAACTGTTTAGAAAGATGCTTGCTTCTGGACAAGTTCCAGATATAGTGACCTGTTTGATTTTGCTGGATGGTTTATGCAAAACAGGCCATATCGAAGAGGCATTGAAACTTTTTCAAGCAATGCGAAACGGTGGGTTGGAACCTGATATTGTCCCGTATACTATCCTAATTGATGGGTTTTGTAAAGCTGGGCATATCGAAGTTGCCAAGGAATTATTTCATCAACTCTCAGACAGTGGTTTAAAACCGGATGTTTACACGTATtgtataatgattaatggactgtGTAAAGAGGGATTGTCAGATGAAGCATACAGGTTGTTTGGGAACATGGGAGATAATGACTGTTTGCCTAATAGCTGCTGTTATAATGTAATGATTCGGGGGTTCCTTCGCAACAGCTATGCCTCAAAGGCAACACAACTTCTTACGGAAATGGTTGGTAAGGGCTTTTCTGCAGATATATTCACTGCCACCTTATTTATGGATCTTATCATATACTCTAATAAATCAGTCTTGCTCTGA